A genomic stretch from Deinococcus sp. YIM 134068 includes:
- a CDS encoding type ISP restriction/modification enzyme has translation MPEDVFHYIYAVLHSPSYRSRYADFLRTDFPRIPLPDTLERFWALAELGAKLAGQHLLETAGKLGGFPKAGSNAVEKGYPEFIHPSAGDTTGKVMINSDQWFTGVTPEVWEFRVGGYQVAEKWLKDRRGRTLSLAEQNHYQKTLGALAATIPLMEEVDEAIDGLIPS, from the coding sequence ATGCCCGAAGACGTATTCCACTACATCTACGCCGTGCTACACAGCCCCAGCTACCGCAGCCGCTACGCCGACTTCCTCCGCACGGACTTTCCGCGTATTCCGTTGCCTGACACACTCGAACGCTTCTGGGCGCTGGCAGAGTTGGGGGCCAAGCTAGCCGGGCAACACCTCCTCGAAACGGCGGGCAAACTGGGCGGCTTCCCCAAAGCGGGCAGCAACGCGGTCGAGAAGGGCTACCCCGAGTTCATTCATCCCAGTGCAGGCGATACCACGGGCAAGGTGATGATCAATTCGGACCAATGGTTTACCGGTGTAACTCCAGAAGTCTGGGAATTCCGAGTGGGCGGGTATCAAGTGGCCGAGAAGTGGCTGAAGGACCGGCGGGGCCGCACGTTGAGCCTCGCGGAGCAGAACCACTACCAAAAGACGCTGGGCGCACTCGCCGCCACCATTCCCCTGATGGAAGAGGTTGATGAGGCTATAGACGGCTTGATTCCATCCTGA
- a CDS encoding type ISP restriction/modification enzyme, with translation MPTPPNPTILVKTYLDRVEKDLKAGRATEHTHRAALSTLLEGMLSGAHATNEPKRGKYGAPDYLITRDDVTLGYAEAKDVGVSLAETEKSEQLGRYRAALPNLLLTDYLEFRWYVDGEKRQARALLGEWDGHKLTRLPMGPADLAALLTGFAEQKPQPIGSALELARRMARLTRLVHDVALDILKQREASDTLRGLLAAFRETILPSLTEAEFADMYAQTLAYGLFAARVDFKGGHFTRQGAAHSIPRTNPLLQKLFYTLTGPDLDEEPYVTLIDDLAALLAQADMAEILTEFGTSDRQDDPIVHFYETFLAQYDPKLREQRGVYYTPTPVVDYIVRSVDALLKRDFGLVDGLGDTGKTTFTTSDDRGQRVQKEVPRLLIMDPATGTGTFPFQIIRLLRDRFAASANAGQWPAYVREHLIHALYGFELMMAPYAVAHLKLSMELEGLDMPGETPEQREQRQDQAVKLGERLNIYLTNTLDDPGHEAVRLRGPFQVISDEAVVAGRIKADYPIMVVLGNPPYSGHSANKGQWIDDLLKGTVRMKGKVDKARRTPGNYYEVDGEQIKDRGGLKWLQSDENKFIRWAQWKIEQNGHGIVAFITPHIYLDGPVFRGMRQSLLSSFDEIYVLDLHGNANRKERSPDGSKDENVFDIKQGVAISIFVRRIDLQNKKCVVYKQDVYGLRGEKYKYLFENDVLTIQWKQINPEPPRFPFKDFEDNQTYLNWHSVKDIYSPYGDPAPGILTTHDSFAISLSREGIIENLEKLSATHDEASARKIFKLCSQDQWDYSSARSYIQSNSYTSSITEVLYRPFDLRFTVYDSNVAVHLRRRVSDNMIHPNISLITNKSVEGRKDWEHVFLSNKPVTHHSLSIKEINYQFPLYLYPTRGGSTLLTPTTTWPIDAQERTPNLSKTFIVALMNATGLPFRAAGGEALAEPPQPRTAQNSPEQPRTAQNSPEQPRTAQNSPEQPRTAYGGIYARRRIPLHLRRATQPQLPQPLRRLPPHGLSAYSVA, from the coding sequence ATGCCGACCCCACCTAACCCCACAATCCTGGTCAAAACGTATCTCGACCGTGTGGAAAAAGACCTGAAAGCAGGGCGCGCGACGGAACACACGCACCGGGCGGCCCTATCTACCCTGCTGGAAGGTATGTTGTCTGGCGCACACGCCACCAACGAACCCAAACGAGGCAAATATGGGGCACCTGATTACCTCATTACCCGTGATGACGTGACCCTGGGCTATGCGGAAGCCAAAGATGTGGGCGTCAGCCTGGCTGAGACGGAGAAGAGCGAGCAACTGGGCCGCTACCGGGCCGCCCTGCCCAATCTGCTGCTCACCGATTACTTGGAGTTCCGCTGGTATGTAGATGGCGAGAAGCGGCAAGCGAGGGCTTTGCTGGGCGAGTGGGATGGGCACAAGCTGACGCGTCTGCCTATGGGTCCGGCAGACCTGGCGGCCCTGCTGACCGGCTTCGCGGAGCAAAAGCCTCAGCCCATAGGCTCGGCGCTAGAGCTAGCCCGGCGAATGGCCCGCCTGACCCGCCTAGTTCATGACGTGGCGCTGGACATTCTGAAGCAAAGGGAGGCCAGCGACACGCTGAGAGGATTGCTGGCTGCCTTCCGGGAAACCATTCTGCCTTCCCTCACAGAAGCGGAATTTGCCGACATGTACGCCCAGACCCTTGCTTACGGTCTCTTCGCGGCCCGTGTGGACTTCAAGGGGGGCCACTTCACCCGGCAAGGCGCGGCCCACTCCATTCCCAGGACGAACCCTCTGCTTCAGAAGCTCTTTTACACGCTGACCGGCCCCGATCTGGACGAAGAGCCTTACGTCACACTGATCGACGACTTGGCCGCCCTACTGGCCCAGGCGGACATGGCGGAGATTCTGACTGAGTTCGGCACCTCCGACCGACAGGACGACCCCATCGTTCATTTCTACGAGACGTTCCTGGCCCAGTACGACCCCAAGCTCCGGGAGCAGCGCGGTGTTTACTACACCCCCACGCCGGTAGTCGACTACATCGTGCGAAGTGTGGACGCCCTGCTCAAGCGTGACTTCGGGCTGGTGGACGGCTTGGGTGACACCGGGAAAACCACCTTCACCACCAGCGACGACCGGGGCCAGCGGGTTCAGAAAGAAGTGCCCCGGCTGCTCATCATGGACCCGGCCACCGGCACGGGCACCTTTCCCTTCCAAATCATCCGCCTGTTACGTGACCGCTTTGCTGCCAGCGCCAACGCCGGGCAGTGGCCCGCCTACGTGCGCGAGCATCTCATCCACGCCCTGTACGGCTTCGAACTGATGATGGCACCCTACGCCGTGGCGCACCTGAAGCTGAGCATGGAGCTGGAAGGGCTGGACATGCCGGGCGAGACCCCGGAGCAGCGCGAGCAGCGGCAGGATCAGGCGGTCAAGCTGGGTGAGCGCCTGAACATCTACCTGACCAACACCCTGGACGACCCCGGACACGAGGCCGTACGCCTCAGGGGGCCGTTTCAGGTCATCAGTGACGAGGCCGTAGTGGCCGGGCGCATCAAGGCCGACTACCCCATCATGGTGGTGCTAGGCAACCCGCCATACAGCGGCCACAGCGCCAACAAGGGCCAGTGGATAGACGACCTGTTGAAGGGCACAGTCAGGATGAAGGGCAAGGTGGACAAGGCCCGCCGCACGCCCGGTAACTACTACGAGGTGGACGGTGAGCAGATTAAAGATAGAGGTGGCTTGAAGTGGCTTCAATCTGATGAAAATAAATTCATCAGGTGGGCGCAATGGAAGATAGAGCAAAACGGGCACGGTATAGTTGCTTTTATTACTCCTCACATATATTTGGATGGGCCTGTTTTCCGAGGAATGCGCCAAAGTCTACTCTCGTCTTTTGACGAGATATACGTTTTAGACCTGCATGGTAACGCTAATAGAAAGGAGAGGTCTCCCGACGGCAGCAAAGATGAAAACGTGTTTGACATTAAGCAGGGTGTAGCAATAAGCATATTCGTTAGAAGGATTGATTTACAGAACAAGAAATGTGTAGTATACAAGCAAGACGTTTATGGGTTAAGAGGCGAGAAGTACAAATATTTGTTTGAAAATGATGTTTTAACTATCCAATGGAAGCAAATAAATCCCGAACCTCCCAGGTTTCCCTTTAAAGACTTTGAAGATAATCAAACTTACTTGAATTGGCATTCTGTTAAAGATATTTATTCTCCATATGGAGACCCCGCCCCAGGAATCTTAACAACACACGACAGCTTTGCAATCTCTTTGTCCAGAGAAGGTATTATTGAGAACCTAGAAAAGCTGTCGGCAACGCATGATGAGGCGAGCGCTAGAAAGATATTCAAATTGTGTAGTCAAGATCAGTGGGATTACTCCTCTGCGAGGAGCTATATTCAAAGTAATAGTTATACCAGTTCAATAACAGAAGTTCTATACAGGCCATTTGATTTACGGTTCACGGTCTACGATTCTAATGTTGCAGTACACCTTAGACGAAGAGTGTCAGATAATATGATTCACCCGAATATCTCTTTAATAACCAATAAATCGGTGGAGGGGAGAAAAGATTGGGAACACGTCTTTTTATCCAATAAACCCGTCACGCACCACTCTCTATCAATAAAAGAAATCAACTACCAGTTCCCTCTTTATCTATACCCTACCCGTGGTGGAAGTACACTTTTAACTCCAACAACTACTTGGCCTATCGACGCTCAGGAGCGCACACCCAACCTGTCTAAGACATTTATTGTCGCATTGATGAACGCGACGGGATTGCCGTTTCGGGCTGCCGGCGGCGAGGCGCTAGCCGAGCCGCCGCAGCCCAGAACAGCCCAGAACAGCCCAGAACAGCCCAGAACAGCCCAGAACAGCCCAGAACAGCCCAGAACAGCCCAGAACAGCCCAGAACAGCCCAGAACAGCTTATGGCGGGATTTATGCCCGAAGACGTATTCCACTACATCTACGCCGTGCTACACAGCCCCAGCTACCGCAGCCGCTACGCCGACTTCCTCCGCACGGACTTTCCGCGTATTCCGTTGCCTGA